A window of Haliscomenobacter hydrossis DSM 1100 contains these coding sequences:
- a CDS encoding DUF4249 domain-containing protein, whose product MIKWTKRLLVLTLVLGLFTCLKPIQIDLPSLDEGITISAYLSTKKGFQEVRIQRLAPFTNNGLNYPIKQAEVWITDNLGQRQDFREDPIKEGIYLPRNADYVGEPGKTYVLHITTSDQREIESSPQTLRAVPPIKKVYSEEIIVENSRLGKVVNGFNVMLDVDDPPSEGDYYRWNWLHYEQLDFCAQFDDFPAGGVTQYKTLVGLRCCQPCWGIVPCFSNCANVLSDALSNGKTISRHRISRIPYCPKDYYIEIQQRSISREAYDYWRTIDQLTTNNGSLFDTAPAAVRGNLKCVSDPAQAVYGLFEVSDFEEDGFFIIRTNTSKPGLYTCEPKPLPAVSSACVTCEESAYRTQIKPRFWNR is encoded by the coding sequence ATGATCAAGTGGACAAAGAGACTACTGGTATTAACCCTGGTACTTGGCTTGTTCACTTGTCTCAAACCGATTCAAATAGACCTGCCCAGCCTCGATGAAGGGATTACCATTTCTGCTTATCTCAGCACCAAAAAGGGTTTTCAAGAGGTGCGCATCCAGCGTTTGGCCCCCTTCACCAATAATGGCCTCAATTATCCCATTAAACAGGCAGAAGTATGGATTACAGATAACCTGGGGCAAAGACAAGATTTTAGAGAAGACCCCATCAAAGAAGGTATATATCTTCCCCGCAATGCCGATTATGTAGGTGAGCCTGGAAAAACTTATGTACTCCATATTACCACAAGCGACCAGCGCGAAATTGAGTCCTCCCCTCAAACTTTACGCGCCGTACCTCCGATTAAAAAAGTGTATTCAGAAGAAATTATCGTAGAGAATTCACGCCTCGGAAAAGTGGTAAATGGTTTCAACGTGATGCTCGATGTTGATGACCCTCCCTCAGAGGGCGATTATTACCGTTGGAATTGGCTGCACTACGAGCAATTGGACTTTTGTGCCCAATTCGATGATTTTCCTGCCGGAGGTGTTACCCAATATAAGACTTTAGTGGGTCTTCGTTGTTGTCAGCCATGTTGGGGAATTGTTCCTTGTTTTTCCAATTGTGCGAATGTTTTGTCAGATGCATTGAGCAATGGAAAAACAATTTCCCGGCACCGTATTTCCAGGATACCTTATTGTCCTAAAGACTATTACATCGAGATTCAACAACGCTCTATTTCCAGGGAAGCATACGACTACTGGCGGACTATAGACCAACTAACGACCAATAATGGAAGCCTTTTTGATACTGCTCCGGCAGCTGTACGCGGCAATCTGAAATGTGTGAGTGATCCAGCGCAAGCTGTGTATGGTTTGTTCGAAGTGTCGGATTTCGAAGAGGATGGTTTTTTTATCATCCGAACCAATACCTCTAAACCTGGGCTCTACACCTGTGAGCCAAAGCCACTTCCTGCGGTTTCTTCAGCTTGTGTTACCTGTGAAGAAAGTGCATATCGAACCCAGATTAAGCCGAGATTTTGGAATAGATGA